One Campylobacter sp. RM16192 genomic region harbors:
- a CDS encoding 2,3,4,5-tetrahydropyridine-2,6-carboxylate N-succinyltransferase, whose protein sequence is MSKEFKTADEFKEFCEKIRAKKGYKDPVAFAIARVDRGQLNKDKILQASYAVVNYKESFLSAAALIYALEKCGVEVDFTDSEFVAEFTPKVAKKASKLFNVFENELEKHKNVQVLHMIKHAFEEDLENNEDKFKIAFMFEDAKPKSVEIVYLKLYLLSLNKAPLRSLVLDGAFGVLPNVAWTSRNIPIELEWLRKNEIWLKMSGGYPAIVSVDKFPRFLSHIIPSDNTRILDSAKVRLGASIHPGTTVMPGAAYVNFNAGTTGSVMIEGRVSSSVVVGEGSDVGGGASILGVLSGTNGNPVSIGKNCLLGANSVTGIPIGDKCIVDAGIAILEGTKVFINEAERAKLNEINPNFKFDREIYKGLELANLDGLHFRQNSQTGQITASASKRAIKLNEALH, encoded by the coding sequence ATGTCAAAAGAGTTTAAAACAGCCGATGAATTCAAAGAATTTTGCGAAAAAATTAGAGCTAAAAAAGGCTATAAAGACCCAGTTGCGTTCGCTATCGCGCGTGTTGATAGAGGCCAGCTAAATAAAGACAAAATTTTGCAAGCAAGCTACGCGGTGGTAAACTACAAAGAGAGCTTTTTATCAGCCGCAGCGCTCATCTACGCACTTGAAAAATGCGGAGTGGAAGTTGATTTCACGGATAGCGAATTTGTAGCCGAATTTACTCCAAAAGTAGCCAAGAAGGCGAGCAAACTCTTTAACGTATTTGAAAACGAGCTTGAAAAGCATAAAAACGTGCAGGTTTTACACATGATAAAGCACGCCTTTGAAGAGGATTTGGAAAACAACGAGGATAAATTTAAGATCGCTTTTATGTTTGAGGATGCTAAGCCAAAGAGTGTTGAGATCGTATATCTGAAGCTTTATCTACTCTCTTTAAACAAAGCTCCGCTTCGAAGCCTCGTACTTGACGGAGCCTTTGGAGTGCTACCAAACGTAGCATGGACAAGCCGCAACATCCCTATTGAGCTTGAGTGGCTTCGCAAAAACGAAATTTGGCTAAAGATGAGTGGCGGATATCCTGCGATCGTAAGCGTTGATAAGTTCCCGCGCTTTTTAAGCCACATCATTCCAAGCGATAACACGCGAATCTTAGACAGCGCAAAAGTTCGCTTAGGCGCTTCGATACATCCTGGCACGACTGTTATGCCTGGTGCTGCGTATGTAAATTTTAACGCCGGCACGACAGGTTCTGTTATGATAGAAGGTCGAGTAAGCAGCTCAGTCGTAGTTGGTGAAGGAAGCGACGTGGGCGGAGGTGCAAGCATCCTTGGCGTGCTAAGCGGCACAAACGGCAACCCTGTAAGCATCGGCAAAAACTGCTTGCTTGGCGCAAATTCAGTCACCGGAATTCCAATTGGCGATAAGTGCATAGTCGATGCGGGAATAGCGATATTAGAGGGCACAAAGGTGTTTATAAACGAAGCCGAGCGAGCCAAGCTAAACGAAATAAATCCAAATTTCAAATTTGATCGCGAAATTTATAAAGGCTTAGAGCTAGCAAATCTTGACGGACTTCACTTCCGCCAAAATAGCCAAACAGGACAGATCACCGCAAGCGCAAGCAAAAGAGCTATAAAACTAAACGAAGCACTTCATTAA
- a CDS encoding Mrp/NBP35 family ATP-binding protein, translated as MISKDEILNRLKGVIYPGFDKDIVSFGFVKNVEIGDKILVEVEIVSSNPDIAKELKVDIARVLGSNEAVINIIQPKIPDEKSNSQSGKNIAPQIKNFVMVSSGKGGVGKSTTTLNLAISMAKLGKKVGVLDADIYGPNIPRMLGEIGTQPQVIGNKLKPILTHGIEMMSMGVLMDEGTSLIWRGSMIMKAIEQLLKDVIWSELDVLFLDMPPGTGDAQLTLAQSVPVTAGICVTTPQIVALDDSKRALDMFEKLHIPIAGVVENMSGFICPESGKEYDIFGKGTTEEIAKAYKTEVIAEVPIEPAVRVGGDSGKPISFYEPNSVTAKRYEKAAARLWEIIENINNDGGADNSSIQPVMDGKSACSK; from the coding sequence ATGATAAGCAAAGATGAAATTTTAAATCGTCTCAAAGGGGTTATTTATCCCGGATTTGACAAGGATATCGTGAGTTTTGGATTTGTCAAAAACGTAGAAATCGGCGATAAAATTTTAGTCGAAGTTGAGATCGTAAGCTCAAATCCAGACATAGCAAAAGAGCTAAAAGTCGATATCGCAAGGGTTCTTGGCTCAAATGAAGCGGTTATCAACATCATCCAGCCAAAAATTCCGGACGAAAAGAGCAACAGCCAAAGCGGTAAAAATATCGCTCCTCAGATCAAAAATTTCGTCATGGTAAGCAGTGGAAAAGGTGGTGTGGGCAAATCAACTACAACTCTAAATTTAGCCATCTCTATGGCAAAACTTGGCAAAAAAGTTGGTGTTTTGGACGCTGATATCTACGGACCAAACATCCCTAGAATGCTTGGCGAGATAGGAACGCAGCCACAAGTAATTGGAAACAAGCTAAAGCCTATCTTAACTCACGGAATCGAGATGATGAGTATGGGCGTGCTTATGGATGAAGGCACGAGCCTTATCTGGCGCGGATCTATGATCATGAAAGCTATCGAACAGCTACTAAAAGACGTCATTTGGAGCGAGCTTGATGTGCTATTTTTAGATATGCCTCCAGGAACCGGTGATGCACAGCTAACTCTAGCTCAAAGCGTACCAGTAACAGCTGGAATTTGCGTAACAACCCCACAAATAGTAGCGCTTGATGATAGCAAAAGAGCGCTTGATATGTTTGAAAAACTTCATATCCCGATAGCTGGCGTCGTAGAAAATATGAGCGGATTTATCTGTCCTGAAAGTGGCAAAGAGTATGATATATTCGGCAAAGGAACAACCGAAGAGATAGCAAAAGCGTATAAGACTGAGGTTATCGCCGAAGTGCCGATCGAGCCTGCCGTGCGCGTGGGTGGCGATAGCGGAAAACCGATAAGCTTTTATGAGCCAAATTCGGTCACTGCAAAACGCTACGAAAAAGCGGCAGCTCGCCTTTGGGAGATAATCGAAAATATAAATAACGATGGCGGAGCCGATAACTCATCGATCCAGCCTGTAATGGACGGCAAGAGCGCTTGCTCGAAGTAA
- a CDS encoding outer membrane beta-barrel protein: MKKFVIKGLLVSSLVASGLMADGVFIGIEGGFAKHTVSGDVVDFKIKDTKPNLGLKMGYDFDSFRVYGAYNYNFKMSDKVDLSDVEKDVSVNIKAHQFLLGSDFTPSLTNDFKLALGIYSGLSLVKIDTKSDLFNDSTSGFVFGGKLGGIYSVDENNQFEFGTKLGVTKFSDADMSEMGLYLGYTYKFN; this comes from the coding sequence ATGAAAAAATTTGTTATTAAGGGCTTGCTAGTTAGCTCTTTAGTTGCTTCAGGGCTAATGGCTGATGGTGTATTTATAGGCATAGAGGGAGGATTTGCTAAACATACAGTATCTGGTGATGTGGTTGATTTTAAAATAAAAGATACAAAACCTAATCTTGGATTAAAAATGGGTTACGACTTTGATAGTTTTAGGGTTTATGGTGCCTATAATTATAACTTTAAAATGTCAGATAAAGTTGATTTATCTGATGTGGAAAAAGATGTTTCAGTTAACATTAAAGCACATCAATTTTTATTAGGCTCTGATTTTACTCCAAGTTTGACAAATGACTTTAAATTAGCTCTTGGTATATATAGCGGATTGTCTTTGGTTAAAATAGATACAAAAAGTGATTTGTTTAATGATAGTACTAGCGGATTTGTTTTTGGCGGTAAACTCGGTGGAATTTATAGTGTAGATGAAAACAATCAATTTGAGTTTGGAACAAAACTAGGAGTTACAAAATTTTCTGATGCTGATATGAGTGAGATGGGTTTATATTTAGGTTATACGTATAAATTTAATTAA
- the thiC gene encoding phosphomethylpyrimidine synthase ThiC: MRKEWIKERIKDKTPTQMYYAKRGIITKEMEYVAKVENLSAELVCKEVAKGSMIIPANINHTNLIPMAIGIESKTKVNANIGNSSLASNIEGEVEKLEICLKYGADTVMDLSTGGDLDAIRRAIIAKSTVPVGTVPMYQIIHNVGKIENLDIDTMLKVIEKQAQQGVSYFTIHAGFLLKFMPLIAKRKMGIVSRGGSLMASWMMHYHRENPFYEAFDEICDICAKYDVALSLGDSLRPGCLYDATDEAQLSELKVLGELTLRAWEKNVQVMVEGPGHIPLNEIEYNMKIEQELCHNAPFYVLGPLVTDIGAGYDHITSAIGGTLAAYHGASMLCYVTPKEHLGLPNAADVRDGIIAHKIAAHAADVARGRKGAIERDHAMSDARYNFDWNKQFELALDPDKAHELHDESLPQDVFKEAEFCSMCGPKFCAYKISRQIAKKEC, translated from the coding sequence ATGAGAAAAGAATGGATAAAAGAGCGCATAAAAGATAAAACACCGACGCAGATGTATTACGCTAAACGCGGGATAATAACAAAAGAGATGGAGTATGTAGCCAAAGTCGAAAATTTAAGTGCCGAGCTAGTGTGTAAAGAAGTAGCAAAAGGCAGCATGATCATACCCGCAAACATCAACCACACAAATTTAATCCCAATGGCAATAGGAATAGAATCCAAAACAAAAGTAAACGCCAACATCGGCAACTCAAGCCTAGCAAGCAACATAGAAGGCGAGGTAGAAAAGCTTGAAATTTGCCTAAAATACGGCGCAGATACCGTTATGGATCTCTCAACCGGCGGCGATCTGGATGCCATAAGAAGAGCCATCATAGCTAAATCAACCGTGCCTGTAGGAACCGTGCCTATGTATCAGATCATCCATAATGTGGGTAAAATCGAAAATTTAGACATTGACACCATGCTAAAAGTGATAGAAAAGCAAGCTCAGCAAGGAGTGAGCTACTTTACGATACATGCGGGATTTTTGCTTAAATTTATGCCGCTGATCGCAAAACGCAAGATGGGCATCGTAAGTCGCGGAGGAAGCCTCATGGCAAGCTGGATGATGCACTATCATAGAGAAAATCCATTCTACGAAGCGTTTGATGAAATTTGTGATATCTGCGCCAAATACGACGTAGCACTCTCGCTTGGAGATAGCCTGCGCCCAGGATGCTTATATGACGCTACCGATGAAGCGCAACTAAGCGAACTAAAAGTGCTTGGCGAGCTAACGCTTAGAGCATGGGAGAAAAACGTGCAGGTCATGGTTGAAGGTCCTGGTCATATACCTTTAAACGAAATTGAGTATAATATGAAAATAGAACAGGAGCTTTGTCACAATGCCCCGTTTTACGTGCTTGGACCGCTAGTTACCGATATCGGTGCGGGGTATGATCACATCACATCGGCTATCGGCGGGACACTTGCAGCGTATCACGGAGCTAGTATGCTATGCTACGTAACGCCTAAAGAGCATTTAGGCTTGCCAAACGCGGCAGACGTAAGAGACGGCATCATCGCTCATAAGATCGCAGCACACGCAGCAGACGTGGCTCGCGGACGAAAAGGCGCGATAGAGCGCGACCATGCGATGAGCGACGCTAGGTATAACTTTGACTGGAACAAACAGTTTGAACTGGCACTTGACCCTGATAAAGCGCACGAGCTACACGATGAGAGCTTGCCACAAGATGTCTTTAAAGAGGCTGAGTTTTGTTCTATGTGCGGGCCAAAATTTTGCGCCTATAAAATTTCAAGACAGATTGCAAAAAAAGAGTGTTAA
- a CDS encoding bifunctional 2-C-methyl-D-erythritol 4-phosphate cytidylyltransferase/2-C-methyl-D-erythritol 2,4-cyclodiphosphate synthase codes for MFDISLVMLGAGNSTRFEMPVKKQWLRVGSDPLWLFAVKNLSSHYPFKEIIIVGNEAEYMSKFAPQYNFVSGGVTRQESLKNALKAVSSEFVLVSDIARPCISANLLSKIVEGICNADCVVPVLKVADTVYLDDDIIDRQKVKLVQTPQLSRTSLLRKALESDQIYTDDSSAMRAAGAKIWYVLGEESARKITFKEDLAKIPCLKAPKNEIYLGNGFDVHAFEDGNFITICGEKIPHEFAFKAHSDGDVGVHALIDAILGATSLGDIGELFPDTDAKYKGADSIELLKEVYKLVQGVGFELVNADITIMAQKPKISKFKLKMASNIANTLNISASRINVKATTTEQLGFVGRGEGIAASATASLKYYDWTEK; via the coding sequence TTGTTTGATATATCGCTTGTTATGCTTGGAGCCGGAAATTCAACCAGGTTTGAAATGCCCGTGAAAAAGCAGTGGTTACGTGTAGGCAGTGATCCTTTGTGGCTCTTTGCCGTCAAAAATTTAAGCTCTCATTATCCTTTTAAAGAGATAATTATAGTTGGAAATGAAGCGGAATATATGAGTAAATTTGCACCACAGTATAATTTTGTGAGCGGTGGAGTTACACGTCAAGAAAGTTTAAAAAATGCACTTAAGGCTGTCAGTAGTGAATTTGTGTTAGTTAGTGATATAGCTAGACCTTGTATAAGCGCAAATTTGCTCTCAAAGATAGTGGAAGGAATTTGTAATGCAGATTGTGTTGTTCCTGTGCTAAAAGTCGCAGATACAGTATATCTTGATGACGATATAATCGATAGGCAAAAAGTTAAGCTGGTTCAAACTCCTCAGCTTTCAAGAACCTCTCTTCTTAGAAAAGCTCTTGAATCGGATCAAATTTATACTGATGATAGCTCAGCTATGAGGGCTGCTGGAGCTAAAATTTGGTACGTTTTAGGCGAAGAGAGCGCTAGAAAGATTACTTTTAAAGAGGATTTGGCCAAAATTCCTTGTCTAAAAGCGCCAAAAAATGAAATTTATCTAGGCAACGGCTTTGATGTGCATGCTTTTGAAGATGGAAATTTCATAACAATCTGCGGAGAGAAAATTCCTCATGAATTTGCATTTAAAGCTCATTCTGATGGGGATGTCGGAGTTCATGCACTCATCGATGCGATTTTGGGAGCTACATCTTTAGGTGATATAGGAGAGCTTTTTCCTGATACTGACGCTAAATACAAAGGAGCTGATTCGATTGAGCTTTTAAAAGAAGTGTATAAGCTTGTTCAAGGTGTTGGATTTGAGCTTGTAAATGCTGATATCACGATAATGGCGCAAAAGCCAAAGATAAGTAAATTTAAACTTAAAATGGCAAGTAATATAGCAAACACTTTAAATATAAGTGCAAGTAGAATTAATGTAAAAGCCACAACCACTGAACAATTAGGCTTTGTGGGGCGAGGTGAGGGGATAGCTGCAAGCGCTACCGCTAGCCTTAAATATTATGATTGGACGGAAAAATGA
- a CDS encoding response regulator, whose protein sequence is MRVLIVENEIYLAQSMATKLADLGYECEIARTVKEGLRDEYFDVVLLSATLPGEDFYKIINKFKDSIIILLITYISNDTVSNPIKAGVSDYIQKPFMIEELVRKIRHFEEFKRLQSFIRTYQDYLNYHFKAVSNLNFDFKKFKLPMLIKCNKIINADNFVFEYAKALNLSFKFIPLDQNLDFEAIAKNNPRTLLYFSNFQMLRSEDKNKILNLAMKRKLIISSTNQNESANFEILNITTDEKNFQIDEILTIDDYIKHIIINYQENYPDTELSKKLGISRKSLWEKRKRYDVVKKK, encoded by the coding sequence ATGAGAGTTTTAATAGTAGAAAATGAAATTTATCTAGCTCAAAGTATGGCTACTAAACTTGCGGATCTTGGATATGAGTGCGAGATAGCAAGGACTGTTAAAGAGGGGCTTAGAGATGAGTATTTTGATGTCGTATTGCTTTCTGCAACGCTTCCCGGAGAGGATTTTTATAAGATAATCAATAAATTTAAAGACTCTATTATAATTTTATTGATTACTTATATTAGCAATGATACAGTCTCAAATCCGATAAAAGCGGGTGTAAGCGACTATATCCAAAAGCCTTTTATGATAGAGGAGCTTGTGCGAAAGATAAGGCATTTTGAAGAATTTAAAAGGCTTCAAAGCTTTATAAGGACATATCAGGACTATCTAAACTATCATTTTAAGGCTGTTTCTAACTTAAATTTTGATTTTAAGAAATTTAAGTTACCTATGCTTATAAAATGCAATAAGATAATAAATGCCGATAATTTCGTATTTGAATATGCAAAGGCTCTGAATTTGTCATTTAAATTTATCCCTCTTGATCAAAATCTTGACTTTGAAGCTATAGCTAAAAATAATCCAAGAACGCTTCTTTATTTTTCAAATTTTCAAATGCTAAGAAGTGAAGATAAAAATAAGATATTAAATTTGGCTATGAAAAGAAAACTTATAATAAGCTCTACAAATCAAAATGAGAGCGCAAATTTTGAAATTTTAAATATCACTACTGATGAGAAAAATTTCCAGATAGACGAAATTCTCACAATTGATGACTATATAAAACATATTATCATCAACTATCAAGAGAATTATCCTGATACGGAGCTTAGTAAAAAGCTTGGAATTTCTAGAAAATCCCTTTGGGAAAAGAGAAAGAGATACGATGTCGTCAAGAAAAAATAA
- a CDS encoding sulfate adenylyltransferase, with product MSSRKNNTILINHEAYGALELIQNQIFSKFNRLMDEKEANEVYETGFLNGEPMPYSFIFAPFGKRNQECLRSACGGDKIELIKDNKVVGNIIVDTIFKFDQKNKANNIFHANEMIQTEVNQSGELAVSGEIEIYSSTFSDVKKEINRIKEESNAQKITAIMLTAEPFNRAHERLIRMTIDKADLVLLFLLKSYSSDWQLKFDLKKRVMEYFAQNYLPRNRLVIVPFENSNLFSAHMNPTLECIAANSLGADKLVVGQNHAGIGMFYDHNVVHTVLERYKEILKLEIVILPELVYCNECRTIVSTKTCPHGQHHHIKYHASTLKSLLNEGILPPAILMRRDISSMILSELFPNRFKNLQKLYDDLFPSNGLLEKHTEREFYEELMQLYQTMSLT from the coding sequence ATGTCGTCAAGAAAAAATAATACGATTTTAATAAATCATGAGGCATATGGAGCACTTGAGCTAATACAAAACCAAATTTTTAGCAAATTTAACCGCTTAATGGACGAAAAAGAGGCTAATGAAGTCTATGAAACAGGTTTTTTAAATGGTGAACCAATGCCTTATAGCTTTATATTTGCACCATTTGGAAAGCGAAATCAAGAGTGCCTAAGAAGTGCTTGTGGTGGTGATAAGATCGAGCTTATAAAAGATAATAAAGTCGTAGGGAATATTATTGTAGATACTATATTTAAGTTTGATCAAAAGAATAAGGCTAATAATATATTTCATGCAAATGAGATGATTCAAACCGAAGTTAATCAAAGTGGCGAGCTGGCTGTTAGTGGCGAAATTGAGATCTATAGCTCTACTTTTAGTGATGTAAAAAAGGAAATAAATAGAATTAAAGAGGAATCAAACGCACAAAAAATTACAGCGATAATGTTGACCGCGGAACCATTTAATAGAGCTCATGAAAGACTTATTAGAATGACTATAGACAAGGCTGATCTTGTGCTATTGTTTTTACTCAAAAGCTATAGTAGTGATTGGCAGCTTAAATTTGATCTTAAAAAAAGAGTAATGGAGTATTTTGCTCAAAATTATCTACCTAGAAATCGCCTTGTGATAGTGCCCTTTGAAAATTCAAATCTATTTAGTGCACATATGAATCCTACGCTTGAATGTATAGCTGCGAATAGTCTTGGGGCTGATAAACTGGTAGTGGGTCAAAATCATGCCGGAATAGGGATGTTTTATGATCATAATGTGGTTCATACTGTGCTTGAGCGATATAAAGAAATTTTAAAGCTTGAGATAGTAATTTTGCCAGAGCTTGTATATTGCAATGAGTGTAGAACGATAGTAAGCACTAAAACTTGCCCGCATGGTCAGCATCATCACATAAAATATCACGCAAGCACATTAAAATCTCTTCTAAATGAGGGAATTTTGCCTCCGGCTATTTTGATGAGGCGCGATATATCCTCGATGATTTTAAGTGAGCTATTTCCGAATCGATTTAAAAATCTTCAAAAATTATATGACGATCTATTTCCTAGCAACGGACTTTTGGAGAAACATACAGAGCGAGAATTTTATGAAGAGCTGATGCAACTATATCAGACTATGTCGCTTACATAG
- a CDS encoding phosphatidylglycerophosphatase A family protein — protein sequence MQKVFLTFFYTGFSPKASGTVASLVAAVLAYPILVFLSDQTLFLASILIFAASINVINDYEAKTGVHDDKSIVIDEVAGVWLAISMSSASWLSFILSVLFFRIFDIAKPSIIGRVDRDVKGGLGVMGDDMLAGFFAGLLSAMCYGALIKLQIGTDWLISIR from the coding sequence ATGCAAAAAGTTTTTTTGACCTTTTTTTATACCGGATTTAGCCCTAAGGCTTCGGGAACTGTAGCTAGTCTAGTAGCCGCAGTATTAGCCTATCCGATACTTGTATTTTTATCCGATCAGACGCTTTTTTTAGCATCTATTTTGATCTTTGCGGCAAGTATAAATGTGATAAACGACTACGAAGCAAAAACAGGCGTACATGACGATAAAAGTATAGTGATAGATGAGGTAGCCGGTGTTTGGCTCGCTATTTCAATGAGTTCTGCTTCTTGGCTTAGTTTTATACTGTCTGTTCTGTTTTTTAGGATTTTTGATATTGCTAAGCCTTCTATTATCGGCCGAGTCGATAGAGATGTTAAAGGCGGGCTTGGCGTAATGGGTGATGATATGCTGGCAGGCTTTTTTGCAGGACTTTTAAGTGCTATGTGCTATGGAGCTTTGATTAAACTTCAAATAGGAACAGATTGGTTGATTTCTATTAGATAA
- a CDS encoding fatty-acid--CoA ligase has product MGEKSLFIAIILVAVLVFIGILLLTFFKLKSKNEKPQKQTAKTKTNNEDITFNQLLDIISNPNSTKNNLFSALKIFTNQFIIPPKKNGQLTDEAKTYLKFVLIMASHKNADAKLIAFMNNELKKKNPEYAREIEVYEEQGRLRRKR; this is encoded by the coding sequence ATGGGTGAAAAATCTCTATTTATTGCAATAATATTAGTAGCAGTATTAGTCTTTATAGGCATACTGCTACTAACTTTTTTTAAACTTAAAAGCAAAAATGAAAAACCGCAAAAACAAACCGCAAAAACAAAAACAAACAATGAAGATATTACGTTTAATCAGCTTTTAGATATCATATCCAATCCAAATTCAACTAAGAACAATCTATTTAGCGCTCTTAAAATTTTTACAAATCAATTTATTATACCGCCTAAGAAAAATGGTCAATTAACAGATGAAGCAAAAACTTATCTTAAATTTGTACTTATAATGGCAAGTCACAAGAATGCCGATGCTAAACTAATAGCCTTTATGAATAATGAACTTAAGAAGAAAAATCCTGAATACGCAAGAGAGATTGAGGTCTACGAAGAACAAGGAAGATTAAGGCGAAAAAGATAA